A single genomic interval of Camelina sativa cultivar DH55 chromosome 11, Cs, whole genome shotgun sequence harbors:
- the LOC109127424 gene encoding uncharacterized protein LOC109127424, with translation MARGRDFAYLLLYVDDIMLIASSLLLQQNYAADILHREKMTNCKPCLTPVDTLSKLAEAVGDAVDDPTLYRSLAGALQYLTITLPDISYVVHQICLYMHDPRVPHFSALKRILRYVEGTIHHGLQLYTSSSNDLIAYTDADWAGCPTTRRSTSGFCVFMGDNLISWSSKRQCTMSHSSSEAEYRGVANVVAEATWIHNIFLELRCPLSKASLVFYDNVSAVYISSNPVQHQRTKHIEIDIHFVWENVAHGQVKVFHVLSSLQYADIFTKGLPTTIFCDFRSSLNIWPPPALTEGGC, from the exons ATGGCTCGTGGTCGTGATTTTGCGTATCTACTCTTGTATGTTGACGACATTATgcttattgcatcatctctattACTC caacaaaactatgctGCTGATATTCTTCACCGAGAAAAGATGACGAATTGCAAACCCTGCCTCACACCAGTTGATACACTGTCAAAACTTGCTGAAGCGGTTGGTGATGCAGTTGATGATCCTACCTTGTATCGCAGTCTTGCTGGGGCATTGCAATATCTCACTATCACTCTTCCTGACATATCATATGTCGTCCACCAAATATGCTTGTACATGCATGATCCGCGAGTACCTCATTTCAGTGCACTTAAACGCATTCTCCGATATGTTGAGGGTACTATCCATCATGGTCTCCAGCTCTATACATCATCCTCTAACGATCTTATCGCCTACACTGATGCAGATTGGGCTGGATGTCCTACGACTCGCCGATCAACCTCTGGGTTTTGTGTCTTCATGGGTGATAATCTCATCTCTTGGTCATCAAAACGTCAATGTACGATGTCACACTCTAGTTCTGAGGCAGAATATAGAGGTGTTGCGAATGTGGTCGCTGAGGCTACTTGgatacataatatttttcttgagtTACGTTGTCCTCTCTCCAAAGCCTCCCTTGTCttttatgataatgttagtgCGGTCTACATTTCGTCTAATCCAGTTCAACACCAGCGCACCAAACATATCGAAAttgatatacattttgtttGGGAAAATGTGGCTCATGGTCAAGTCAAAGTCTTTCATGTTCTGTCGTCTCTCCAATACGCCGACATCTTCACAAAGGGACTTCCCACTACCATATTTTGTGACTTTCGTTCCAGTCTGAATATCTGGCCACCTCCTGCTCTGACTGAGGGAGGGTGTTAG